The Lonchura striata isolate bLonStr1 chromosome 25, bLonStr1.mat, whole genome shotgun sequence genomic sequence gccgggcccgggaggggcgggcccgggcccgggaggggcggggcaCCCTCCATTCATAAACAGCGGAAGGCGGGGCCTGGCTGGCGGGGGCGGGGCTCGATCCATTCAAGGCAATGGGGGCGGGGCTCTGCCGCCCGCTGCCgtgcgggggcggggccggggccgaagggggcgtggcctcggCTGCCGCGGCGGGCGCACgtggcggggcggggcggggcggcgggcgcgcgCACTGCGCCGGCGGGAGcgcgcgcggcgcggggcgggtCCGGGCGCGGCGctgagcggcggcggcggcggcggcggagcagcgagagcggggccggccgggccgggccgcgccggggccggggccggggccggggcgggcggcgcgggcccGCCGGGCGCCCGCCGGGCGGCCGGCGCCATGGGCACGGTGCTGTCGCTGTCGCCGAGCTACCGGAAGGCCCCGCTGTTCGAGGAGGGGGCGGCCACGGTGGGGCACTACACGGCGGTGCAGAACAGCAAGAACGCGAAGGAGAAGGGCCTGAAGCGGCACTCGCTGATCTCGGTGCTGCCCTGGAAGCGCATCGCCGCCGTCTCCGCCAAGAAGAAGAGCTCCAAGAAGGTGCAGCCCAACGGCGGCTACCAGAGCAACGTGACCCACCTCAACAACGAGAACCTGAAGAAGTCGCTCTCCTGCGCCAACCTCGCCACCTTcgcccccccgccgccccccgccgccgccgccgccgccctcgcCTCGGCGCAGAAGGCGCccccggccgcgcccgccgccgccgccgccaccccGCGCCGGGTCGTGGTGCAGGCGTCCACCAGCGAGCTGCTGCGCTGCCTCGGCGAGTTCCTGTGCCGCCGCTGCTACCGCCTGAAGCACCTCTCGCCCACCGACCCCGTGCTCTGGCTGCGCTCCGTGGACCgctcgctgctgctgcagggctggcaggaccAGGGCTTCATCACGCCGGCCAACGTGGTCTTCCTCTACATGCTGTGCCGGGACGTCATCTCGGCCGAGGTGGCCAGTGACCACGaactgcaggcagtgctgctcacctgcctgTACCTCTCCTACTCCTACATGGGCAACGAGATCTCCTACCCGCTGAAGCCCTTCCTGGTGGAGAGCTGTAAGGAGGCCTTCTGGGACCGCTGCCTCTCCATCATCGACCTCATGAGCCCCAAGATGCTGCAGGTCAACGCCGACCCGCACTACTTCACGCAGGTCTTCGCCGACCTCAAGAAGGAGAGCGGCTCCGAGGAGAAGGGCCGGCTGCTCATCGGCCTCGACCGGTGagcgcccgccgccccccgcgccccggAGCCGCTCCCGGGGGCTTTGCCCGGCGGGGAAGGAAGGGCGGAAGCCGCCGCCTCCccccggggggacacggggggttCGGCCGCCGCCGGACCGGAGAGCAGACCCCCGGTTCCCTCCCGCGCCGCCGCTTTCCAgccgccgccccctccccacgcTGCGGGCCCGGGATGCTGCGGCTCCGCCACCGGCTCGATCCCAGCAATTCATGGATGGGGGGCCGAGAACCCCCCCAGCCGATGTccccgggagcggagcggggctcCGCGGGGCCGGTCACCGCATCAGCGAGACAGAGCCCAGgtaggggaaaaagaaaattaagggggaaaaaaaatcctgtaaagGCTCCAGCGCGGGCGGCTGAACCGGCCCGGTCGGGACTCACCGGCAGCACCGGGACAGAGACGCGGGCAcggcccggggacccccccaccccccttcctccctcatccccccctctttatttattttctttgaagagACTCGAATTCCCGAGCGGGTCCGGGTGACGGGAATCACCGCTACTGTTCATGAGATCAATGTGAAATGTCTTGTTCCCATCGTGCACTGGTCATGAGTATTGTGTAAAGGATCTACTTGAGTGTGCAAGCAAGGGGAGCCGCCACATGCTGCTATATGAATTCTTCTAGAACAAACCCAACGAACTGCAAACCTGCgggggggaaagagaaaaaaacccttctttCTTCTGTCATTGTTGCTTTTCCAGTGGTATTGCGCATGCAAACAGGAGCATTTTGTGTCTtcgggaaacaaaaaaaaaaaggaaaaaacgcataaaaaaataataatcaaatGAAAAACCTTAACGAGAGATGGCTGTAAAATTACACCCATGCACAAAGACCCGCCACCACCCCGACACCGCAGTCTCGAGCTGGTATTCCCGTATCAGGCCTGGGGACTGAGACcttctttttgggttttatcGTTTTCTTTTCTCCGTGTGCTCAGTTCTAGTTTAGTTCTGGTCCATCGGGCGTTAAACTGGCGAACAAGAGGGAGAAATAACGtgccatttatttttatttttgatttttcacttGAAGCTCTTCATGGCTGTACATTGGACCCTGCTAATGATACATGTGTACGTACGTTTTTTTAGTGCAATCTCTTCTGTAGATCTTTGTTGACCAAATTGATGGGTATTGTTacttattaatttatatttgtcTCATtttgtatgtatgtgtatagTGTGTTTGTAAGTATGTGTGGTTTATAACCCGACCGACTGTGTCATGGGGCTCAGTGTGCCTGTAATTTAATCCCCTccccttatttttatttatttttgtactgtgctgattaaataaaaatgcactGACCATCCATTACACGGCAGCGGCTCGTGGCCGAGTCTtttctgctctcccagccctcGGGCGCTGGGAACGGGATTTGTGTTGACGACAGAGGGTTTAACGCAGCCGCCGCTTTAATCGCGTTACCGGCGCCGGGGTCACCCCGTGGTgggagagcggcggggccggcagcaGCCGGAGGGGGAAAGTCGGGATACTGGGATAACTGGGATAACTGGGATAACTGGGATAACTGGGATATGGGACACCGCTCCCTCTGGGCATCATCTCCCCCGCGCCAGCAGGAACGGGCAGCACCATGGTGGGATGCAACTAATtgctttcttttattatttattacagTGAATTATGTAAACAAAATCCAGGTCCATTATAGTAGGTTTTTTATGCTCTTTTGCACATAAAATATCAgcgatttattaaaaaaaaaaaaaaaaaaaaagggttcaTTGCATTATCGCCCCTGGCTGAGAATCCAAGTTTCAATTTAGAAATACTTAATTTATGGGAAAACcaggaatatatatattttatatatttatatatatatttatatatatatatataaaaccagAGCAGGAACAGATAATACATTTTATAAGACGCATCTCATCACACACAATATTGCCATCTCACGGTAGGAGAAATTTCCCAAGCCTGCATTTTG encodes the following:
- the CDK5R1 gene encoding cyclin-dependent kinase 5 activator 1, which produces MGTVLSLSPSYRKAPLFEEGAATVGHYTAVQNSKNAKEKGLKRHSLISVLPWKRIAAVSAKKKSSKKVQPNGGYQSNVTHLNNENLKKSLSCANLATFAPPPPPAAAAAALASAQKAPPAAPAAAAATPRRVVVQASTSELLRCLGEFLCRRCYRLKHLSPTDPVLWLRSVDRSLLLQGWQDQGFITPANVVFLYMLCRDVISAEVASDHELQAVLLTCLYLSYSYMGNEISYPLKPFLVESCKEAFWDRCLSIIDLMSPKMLQVNADPHYFTQVFADLKKESGSEEKGRLLIGLDR